The Paenibacillus uliginis N3/975 genome has a window encoding:
- the mdh gene encoding malate dehydrogenase, whose protein sequence is MAITRKKITVIGAGFTGATTALMLAQKELGDVVLLDIPQLENPTKGKALDMMEASPVQGFDSNIVGTSNYEDAADSDVVIITAGIARKPGMSRDDLVNTNAGIVKSVCENVKKFAPNSTVIILSNPVDAMTYVAYNTLGFPKNRVIGQSGVLDTARYCTFIAQELNVSVEDVRGFVLGGHGDDMVPLVRYSSVGGIPIDTLIPADRIEAIVQRTRVGGGEIVNLLGNGSAYYAPAASLVQMTEAILKDKKRILPIIALLEGEYGYDNLFMGVPAILGGDGIEKVFELELTSDEKAALDKSAESVRNVTSVVKL, encoded by the coding sequence GTGGCAATTACTCGTAAAAAAATTACTGTAATCGGTGCCGGGTTTACCGGAGCGACCACTGCACTTATGCTTGCACAGAAGGAACTTGGAGACGTCGTATTGCTGGATATTCCACAGCTCGAGAACCCTACCAAAGGTAAAGCTCTGGATATGATGGAAGCAAGCCCGGTTCAAGGTTTTGACAGTAACATCGTTGGTACATCCAACTATGAAGATGCTGCTGATTCTGATGTGGTCATTATTACGGCTGGTATAGCCCGTAAACCTGGGATGAGCCGCGATGACCTCGTGAATACCAATGCGGGAATCGTGAAGTCCGTATGTGAGAACGTAAAGAAATTTGCTCCTAACTCAACGGTTATTATTTTGAGCAACCCGGTGGATGCTATGACTTACGTAGCTTACAACACTTTAGGCTTCCCTAAAAATCGTGTAATCGGCCAGTCCGGCGTACTGGATACAGCTCGTTACTGCACATTCATTGCGCAGGAACTTAACGTATCCGTTGAGGATGTACGTGGATTTGTTCTGGGCGGACACGGGGATGACATGGTTCCACTCGTTCGTTACTCCAGCGTTGGCGGTATTCCTATCGACACGCTGATTCCTGCGGATCGTATTGAGGCGATTGTACAACGCACTCGCGTCGGCGGCGGTGAAATCGTCAACTTGCTAGGGAACGGCAGCGCTTACTATGCACCGGCTGCTTCCCTTGTACAGATGACTGAAGCGATTCTGAAGGATAAGAAACGTATCCTGCCGATCATTGCTCTTTTGGAAGGCGAGTACGGCTATGACAACCTGTTTATGGGCGTTCCGGCAATCCTGGGTGGAGACGGCATTGAGAAGGTATTCGAGCTGGAGCTGACATCAGATGAAAAAGCTGCACTCGATAAATCTGCAGAGTCAGTACGCAATGTCACTTCCGTGGTGAAGCTGTAA
- a CDS encoding SDR family oxidoreductase, translating to MPQGGQKQTLPPQHQDHRPGTESEMHPLPEYESSEYKAAGKLKGKVALITGGDSGIGRAVAVTYAKEGADVSIVYLSEHKDAEETKRQVEQEGRKCILIAGDIGDEAFCRDSVKQTVEQLGQLDILVNNAAEQRLQKKIEDITKDQLERTFRTNIFGMFYMTKAAMPHFGTGSAIINTASITAYRGSPELIDYSSTKGAIVSFTRSLSMNVVDKGIRVNGVAPGPIWTPLIPSTFPADQVSKFGANQPMKRPGQPEELAPAYVYLASSDSSYVSGQIIHINGGEVING from the coding sequence ATGCCACAAGGCGGACAAAAACAAACACTCCCCCCGCAACATCAGGATCATCGTCCCGGAACCGAGTCGGAAATGCATCCACTTCCGGAGTATGAATCCAGCGAGTACAAAGCAGCCGGCAAGCTAAAAGGGAAGGTTGCCTTAATTACTGGGGGTGACAGTGGGATCGGTAGAGCGGTTGCAGTAACCTACGCTAAGGAAGGTGCCGACGTATCTATCGTTTATTTGAGCGAGCATAAAGATGCGGAGGAAACGAAGCGCCAAGTTGAGCAGGAAGGTCGGAAATGTATCCTTATCGCTGGTGATATCGGGGATGAAGCATTTTGCCGGGACTCAGTAAAACAGACCGTAGAGCAGCTTGGTCAATTAGACATTCTAGTTAACAATGCTGCTGAGCAGCGTCTTCAGAAGAAGATCGAGGATATTACCAAAGATCAGCTGGAGCGCACATTCCGAACTAATATTTTTGGGATGTTCTACATGACGAAAGCGGCTATGCCGCATTTTGGCACAGGCAGTGCGATTATTAACACGGCGTCCATTACCGCTTACCGGGGTAGTCCTGAACTCATCGATTATTCATCGACCAAAGGAGCGATCGTGTCCTTTACACGTTCTCTGTCTATGAATGTCGTCGATAAAGGGATCCGTGTCAATGGAGTGGCGCCAGGTCCGATTTGGACTCCGCTCATTCCATCAACGTTCCCGGCAGACCAGGTGAGCAAGTTCGGTGCAAACCAGCCGATGAAGCGACCTGGACAACCGGAAGAGCTAGCACCGGCGTATGTGTATCTGGCTTCTTCTGACTCCTCATATGTCAGTGGACAGATCATCCATATTAACGGCGGTGAGGTTATTAACGGTTAA
- a CDS encoding fumarate hydratase, producing MKHFEESVYRLIVETSTNLPGDVRKAVKRGREAEDAATRAGLALATIAQNIEMAETQVSPICQDTGMPTFVVHTPVGANQIEMKKDIFKAVIRATQDGKLRPNSVDSLTGKNSGDNLGPGTPVIHFEQWEEDTIDIRLILKGGGCENKNIQYSLPAELEGLGKAGRDLDGIRKCVMHAVYQAQGQGCSAGFIGVGIGGDRTTGYELAKQQLFRHIEDVNPNPDLQKLEDYVLDNANKLGIGTMGFGGEVTLLGCKVGAMNRLPASFFVSVAYNCWAFRRQGVLIEAESGEIQEWLYESGSGIAMTEAETEAVTVAASESSEVEAEREGKEIVLQTPISEEQIRSLRVGDVVVIRGEMHTGRDALHKYLMDHDAPLDLNGAVIYHCGPVMLKDDEGWHVKAAGPTTSIREEPYQGDILKKFGIRAVIGKGGMGPKTLKALEEHGGVYLNAIGGAAQYYAECIKKVNGVDFMEFGIPEAMWHLEVDGFAAIVTMDSHGNSLHADVSKDSAAKLEMFKEPVFL from the coding sequence ATGAAGCATTTTGAAGAGAGTGTATACAGGCTAATCGTGGAAACCTCGACAAACCTTCCTGGAGATGTTCGAAAAGCGGTCAAACGCGGCCGTGAGGCAGAGGATGCGGCTACCCGTGCGGGTTTGGCGCTGGCAACAATCGCGCAAAATATTGAGATGGCAGAAACGCAAGTTTCGCCGATCTGTCAGGATACGGGCATGCCTACATTTGTTGTACATACTCCTGTAGGGGCCAACCAGATTGAAATGAAGAAGGATATTTTCAAAGCGGTCATCCGGGCTACTCAAGACGGCAAGCTGCGTCCGAACTCTGTGGACTCACTGACAGGTAAGAACAGCGGGGACAATCTGGGGCCGGGAACACCGGTAATTCACTTTGAACAATGGGAAGAGGATACAATTGATATCCGTCTTATACTAAAGGGTGGCGGCTGCGAGAACAAGAACATTCAGTACAGTCTGCCTGCCGAGCTTGAGGGATTGGGTAAAGCCGGACGTGATCTGGATGGGATCCGTAAATGTGTTATGCATGCAGTTTATCAAGCCCAAGGTCAAGGATGCAGCGCAGGTTTCATCGGAGTTGGTATCGGAGGAGACCGTACAACAGGCTACGAGCTGGCTAAGCAGCAGTTGTTCCGGCATATTGAAGATGTAAATCCGAATCCGGATTTGCAAAAGCTGGAGGATTACGTTCTAGATAACGCGAACAAGCTTGGTATCGGTACGATGGGCTTTGGAGGAGAAGTTACGCTTCTCGGATGCAAGGTCGGTGCGATGAACAGGCTTCCGGCAAGCTTCTTTGTCTCGGTTGCTTATAACTGCTGGGCATTCCGCCGTCAAGGCGTGCTGATCGAAGCGGAAAGCGGAGAAATTCAGGAGTGGTTGTATGAAAGCGGAAGCGGGATCGCGATGACCGAAGCTGAGACGGAAGCTGTTACAGTGGCCGCATCGGAGTCTAGCGAAGTTGAAGCAGAGCGTGAAGGAAAGGAAATCGTGCTTCAAACACCGATCAGTGAAGAGCAGATCCGCAGTCTACGGGTAGGAGATGTGGTCGTCATTCGCGGAGAAATGCACACGGGACGCGACGCCCTGCACAAATATTTGATGGATCACGATGCACCGCTGGACCTGAACGGCGCTGTTATTTACCACTGCGGTCCCGTTATGCTTAAAGATGACGAGGGATGGCATGTGAAGGCGGCAGGACCGACCACAAGCATCCGGGAGGAGCCTTACCAAGGAGATATTTTGAAAAAGTTCGGCATCCGGGCAGTCATTGGCAAGGGTGGCATGGGACCCAAAACACTGAAAGCACTTGAAGAGCATGGCGGGGTGTACCTAAACGCGATCGGTGGTGCGGCACAGTACTATGCAGAGTGCATTAAAAAGGTGAACGGCGTCGATTTTATGGAGTTCGGCATACCAGAAGCTATGTGGCATCTTGAGGTAGATGGCTTTGCGGCTATCGTAACGATGGATTCGCACGGCAATAGTCTTCATGCGGATGTCAGCAAGGATTCGGCTGCCAAGCTCGAAATGTTCAAGGAACCTGTTTTCCTTTAA
- a CDS encoding bile acid:sodium symporter family protein has product MKQFGLSFASWFEQYTFILIPGSLVMGWFLSDHLLPYVSSIPYLFGYITLVMALGCGIGHLRAVMRYPLPVILTLLLAHAAAPLLAYGLGTLVFGTHSEYTTGLVLFAIIPLGVSSVLWVGSSGGSVPFILSVVVLDTLLSPLVVPALMELYFGTASLTWDMTGLVIDLLQMVVLPTVVGVVLYELSKGRAKAWSAPIAQPLSKIAFMLVVMLNAAAIAPHAAGMRQEMVIIVPIVIVLICICYGLGYYGAFSLPNRTREMQVTLTYASGMRNISLGMVLATAYFSPKASVPVVLSIMFQQPAATIIHSLIRKFKQVPNSPLKEEMDETVS; this is encoded by the coding sequence GTGAAACAATTCGGCTTGTCATTTGCATCTTGGTTCGAACAATACACGTTCATTCTGATACCCGGATCGCTTGTAATGGGCTGGTTTCTGTCAGATCACCTACTGCCGTATGTATCTTCCATCCCATATCTGTTCGGGTATATTACACTGGTGATGGCGCTCGGTTGTGGCATTGGACATCTGCGTGCGGTGATGAGGTATCCACTTCCTGTCATCTTGACGCTACTACTCGCTCATGCTGCTGCCCCGCTGCTGGCGTACGGGCTTGGGACGCTCGTGTTCGGGACACATTCGGAATATACAACCGGACTGGTACTGTTTGCTATTATACCGCTTGGCGTGTCCTCTGTTCTCTGGGTTGGCAGCTCGGGTGGAAGTGTGCCGTTTATTTTGTCTGTTGTTGTGCTGGATACGCTGCTTAGTCCATTGGTTGTTCCTGCACTCATGGAGCTATACTTCGGAACGGCTTCGTTGACCTGGGATATGACGGGTCTCGTGATTGATCTGCTGCAAATGGTTGTGCTACCCACTGTCGTAGGTGTGGTGTTGTATGAGCTGTCGAAAGGCAGAGCTAAAGCTTGGTCAGCTCCAATCGCCCAGCCCTTATCAAAGATTGCCTTTATGCTAGTGGTGATGCTGAATGCTGCAGCCATCGCGCCTCATGCTGCAGGAATGAGGCAGGAGATGGTCATCATTGTACCAATTGTAATTGTACTGATCTGTATTTGTTACGGACTTGGTTATTATGGTGCATTTTCGCTTCCAAATCGAACGAGGGAGATGCAGGTAACGCTGACGTACGCATCCGGTATGCGTAACATCTCGCTCGGTATGGTGCTGGCGACAGCATATTTTTCACCGAAGGCATCGGTACCTGTAGTTCTGTCTATTATGTTTCAGCAGCCGGCGGCCACGATTATTCATTCACTGATCCGCAAGTTCAAGCAAGTGCCTAATTCACCGTTAAAGGAAGAGATGGATGAGACCGTTTCGTAA
- the pnpS gene encoding two-component system histidine kinase PnpS has protein sequence MRPFRNRLTFIMMTLIGLSMLGAGFTMASMFKQSHIAIQEENMVREINLIQATLDFPSLSGEQKIQYYTEKSRQLEELADARVTFISKDGTVIGDSESNPESMDNHAYREEMVQAQEEGIGSTIRYSSTLGQDMLYVALPVKQGDYDGYIRLSMSLKAVDQGVWQGWLVMGGGLVILFIIAALVSYKVAANLTSPLEKITRVARQITRQDYDARVPIHRKDEIGQLAHAINGMADSLQTQLQTIRDNEDLLQSVLNNMTGGIVMLSHDGNIVLVNRAAEGMLGVKADYVTGKSYRELRQHYELTKLMEEGLEHRNNFREERSLYFPVESIVRLDGVSMVQDDGSYRGMLFLLQDVTDIRRLERMRSEFVANVSHELKTPLAAVKGFAETLLGGGVKDEKTSRSFLQIIYDESERLNRLIRDILELSKIESKRIAMEFSPIHLSTFFESLVEFMRPEAEKKKISLSLHVPEELFMEGDEDKLRQIFTNLLSNAINYTQEGGRVQLMARDMHPNEQGDTVEFIVKDSGLGIPKKDLPRIFERFYRVDKARSRSSGGTGLGLSIVKHLVDLHHGSIKVESELGLGSSFVIEMPLLQEND, from the coding sequence ATGAGACCGTTTCGTAATCGACTTACATTTATTATGATGACACTGATTGGTTTATCCATGCTCGGCGCAGGATTTACGATGGCCAGTATGTTCAAACAATCCCATATTGCCATACAGGAAGAAAACATGGTCCGTGAAATTAATCTCATTCAGGCGACCTTGGATTTCCCGTCCCTCAGCGGAGAGCAGAAAATACAGTATTACACCGAGAAGTCACGTCAGTTGGAGGAATTAGCAGACGCCAGGGTAACATTTATATCGAAAGACGGGACGGTTATAGGTGATTCGGAGAGTAATCCTGAATCGATGGATAACCATGCGTATCGTGAAGAGATGGTTCAAGCGCAGGAGGAAGGAATCGGCAGTACGATTCGTTACAGTAGCACACTTGGGCAAGATATGCTGTATGTAGCGCTGCCTGTAAAGCAGGGAGATTATGACGGATATATCCGTTTGTCCATGAGTTTAAAGGCCGTAGATCAAGGCGTCTGGCAGGGATGGCTTGTTATGGGCGGAGGGCTTGTCATCCTGTTTATCATTGCTGCCCTTGTGAGCTACAAAGTAGCGGCTAATTTGACATCTCCACTTGAGAAAATCACGCGTGTAGCACGGCAAATCACCCGGCAGGATTATGACGCTCGCGTCCCAATTCATCGCAAGGATGAGATCGGCCAGCTGGCACATGCAATCAACGGAATGGCTGACAGCCTTCAGACTCAATTGCAGACGATAAGGGACAACGAGGATCTCCTTCAAAGCGTCCTTAACAATATGACCGGTGGAATTGTGATGCTCAGCCATGACGGAAATATTGTGCTGGTGAACCGGGCGGCGGAGGGAATGCTCGGTGTTAAGGCAGATTATGTGACTGGTAAGTCTTACAGGGAGCTGCGTCAGCATTATGAACTTACCAAGCTTATGGAGGAAGGGCTAGAACACAGAAACAATTTTCGTGAAGAACGCAGTTTGTATTTTCCGGTAGAGTCCATAGTCCGTCTGGACGGAGTATCTATGGTTCAGGACGACGGATCGTACCGCGGGATGCTGTTCCTGCTTCAGGATGTGACTGATATCCGAAGACTGGAGCGGATGCGCAGCGAGTTTGTCGCAAATGTCTCTCACGAACTGAAGACACCGCTGGCGGCGGTGAAAGGTTTTGCCGAGACTTTGCTTGGCGGGGGAGTGAAAGATGAGAAGACCTCACGGTCTTTCCTGCAGATTATTTATGATGAATCCGAGCGGCTAAACCGGTTGATCCGGGACATTCTGGAGTTGTCCAAGATTGAATCCAAGCGGATTGCCATGGAGTTTTCACCGATCCATCTATCTACGTTCTTCGAATCTTTAGTCGAATTTATGCGGCCTGAAGCTGAAAAGAAAAAAATCAGCCTGAGTCTGCATGTTCCGGAAGAGTTGTTTATGGAAGGTGATGAGGATAAGCTTAGACAAATATTTACCAATCTTCTGTCTAATGCTATCAACTACACGCAGGAAGGTGGAAGGGTCCAGCTGATGGCAAGGGATATGCATCCGAATGAACAAGGAGATACCGTTGAGTTTATCGTCAAAGATTCGGGGCTTGGAATTCCGAAAAAAGATCTGCCTCGCATCTTTGAACGGTTCTATCGGGTGGATAAAGCACGTTCCCGGAGCTCAGGTGGAACCGGACTCGGGTTATCAATCGTAAAACACCTCGTTGATCTTCATCACGGGTCCATCAAGGTTGAGAGTGAGCTTGGCCTTGGTAGTTCTTTTGTAATCGAAATGCCGCTTCTTCAAGAAAATGATTAA
- a CDS encoding response regulator transcription factor: MAQRLLVIEDEPTLSRLLSYNLTQEGFDVTVEEHGTAGYDRAREQSFDLILLDVMLPGMNGFLILEKLRQQGITTPIIILTAKNAEEEVVQGLKMGADDYITKPFGVSELLARVSAVMRRVSGHTEEVKETEEQRNVITLGQLEIFPDKYEVKLGGQNINLRPKEFEVLLYLARKPGVVLTRDDLMNVVWGFDYIGGQRTVDVHVSSLRKKLELDPESVFIDSIRGVGYKLVVNPKKAPIIT; the protein is encoded by the coding sequence ATGGCTCAACGTTTGCTTGTTATAGAGGATGAACCGACACTTTCAAGGCTCTTGTCGTATAATTTGACGCAGGAAGGCTTTGATGTCACCGTGGAGGAACACGGAACGGCAGGGTATGACCGGGCGCGTGAGCAATCTTTTGATCTGATATTGCTGGACGTGATGCTTCCGGGCATGAACGGTTTTCTCATTTTGGAGAAGCTTCGTCAACAAGGGATAACGACGCCTATTATTATTTTGACAGCCAAGAATGCCGAGGAAGAGGTTGTGCAAGGCCTTAAAATGGGGGCCGACGATTACATTACGAAGCCTTTCGGTGTATCCGAGTTGTTGGCTAGAGTGTCGGCCGTCATGCGAAGGGTTTCCGGACACACTGAAGAAGTAAAAGAGACTGAAGAGCAGCGAAATGTAATCACACTAGGTCAGCTCGAAATTTTTCCGGATAAATACGAAGTGAAGCTGGGCGGTCAGAACATTAACCTCCGGCCAAAAGAATTTGAAGTGTTGTTATACCTGGCCAGAAAGCCAGGAGTCGTCTTAACCCGGGACGATCTCATGAATGTCGTCTGGGGATTCGACTACATTGGCGGTCAGCGGACAGTTGACGTGCATGTCAGCTCTCTTCGCAAGAAGCTGGAACTGGATCCCGAGTCGGTATTTATTGACTCTATTCGGGGTGTAGGATATAAGCTGGTAGTAAACCCTAAAAAAGCTCCCATCATTACTTAA
- a CDS encoding methyl-accepting chemotaxis protein, giving the protein MTLLQLKTHGTMNTESDNKPELHNHLTQSQNTTALVLCRPVPVIGMNETCREVMDKFKTNREIPCMVYCSESGKPQGLIMRGDMYRRMTGRFSREIYDHRPAICIAEMQPMVVDISQPLSQLLHQALQRPESQFYDCVLITDQDKFIGALTVKDLLHLSTVLQEEAENKREFILNENHRQTIEIEESLSQVAEAAEVTQTRSQVMKEWSQSGKEKLEQVSNSYTGLVNGMEERAGFVSQLLQNADSISSITKQITEIANHSSLLAINASIEAAHAGEHGKGFQVVAGEVQTLAKQTRNLSEDISSLLIQIQHLVAETAEVTAASLEEIRSCESIVAEGGGIFIQMEQVVDEVRDAGSQVYHLSEEAAERVKRVRKEMDEMNVSHSYDPQIESENLENG; this is encoded by the coding sequence ATGACGCTGCTTCAACTTAAGACACACGGCACGATGAATACGGAAAGTGATAATAAGCCAGAGCTCCATAATCATCTGACACAATCACAAAACACTACCGCGCTTGTCTTATGCAGGCCGGTTCCAGTCATCGGGATGAATGAGACCTGCCGCGAAGTGATGGACAAGTTCAAGACTAATCGAGAAATACCATGCATGGTTTATTGCAGTGAATCGGGCAAACCTCAAGGACTTATTATGCGGGGGGATATGTACCGCCGTATGACAGGCAGATTTTCCAGAGAAATTTATGATCACCGCCCGGCAATCTGTATTGCAGAAATGCAGCCTATGGTTGTGGATATTTCGCAGCCTCTATCACAACTGCTTCATCAAGCATTGCAACGTCCGGAATCTCAGTTTTATGATTGTGTGCTCATTACAGATCAGGATAAGTTTATCGGTGCTCTCACCGTGAAGGATTTATTGCATCTGTCCACCGTACTGCAAGAAGAAGCGGAGAACAAACGGGAATTTATTTTGAATGAAAACCATCGTCAAACTATTGAGATTGAAGAGTCTTTAAGCCAAGTAGCGGAGGCCGCAGAGGTAACGCAGACCCGAAGTCAAGTGATGAAGGAATGGTCTCAATCCGGAAAAGAGAAGCTGGAACAGGTAAGCAATTCATATACAGGACTAGTCAATGGTATGGAGGAGAGGGCTGGATTTGTCTCGCAGCTTTTACAAAATGCCGACAGTATTTCCTCGATTACCAAGCAAATTACCGAGATCGCTAACCACAGCAGCCTGCTCGCTATAAACGCTTCAATTGAAGCGGCACATGCTGGCGAACACGGGAAAGGGTTTCAGGTTGTCGCTGGTGAAGTTCAAACTTTAGCCAAGCAGACACGGAATTTATCTGAAGACATATCCAGTCTTCTGATCCAAATCCAACATCTCGTTGCAGAAACAGCTGAAGTTACCGCCGCTAGTCTAGAGGAAATCCGTTCCTGTGAGAGTATTGTTGCCGAGGGAGGCGGGATATTTATCCAAATGGAGCAGGTGGTTGACGAGGTAAGGGATGCCGGCAGCCAGGTCTATCATTTGTCAGAGGAAGCGGCTGAACGGGTCAAGCGGGTCAGGAAAGAGATGGACGAAATGAATGTCAGTCATTCCTATGATCCGCAAATTGAGTCTGAAAATCTTGAAAATGGTTAA
- a CDS encoding PstS family phosphate ABC transporter substrate-binding protein gives MFSKRGRKTAGILVLIMMLSTVLAACGGGDKKTEVDNAGAGDSLTGTIEIDGSSTVHPLTEAIAEEFGAVNKDVRIPIGTGGTGAGFKRFLNGEIAITNASRPIKDKEAAEAKEKGFEYLEVMVAYDGLAVVVNPENDFIDKLTIDELKKIYEPESKVKTWADVREGWPAEEIKIYSPGTDHGTFDYFTEVINGEAQVSRNDSQITFSADTNAIVQGVAGDKQSIGYFGFSFYEENKDKLKLVPIDNGTATVSPNTDTIKDNSYAPLSRPLFIYVSKKEMDRPEVKAFLDFYLSNAGSLAGEVGFVPLQDDQYQQEKDKLAQ, from the coding sequence TTGTTTAGTAAAAGGGGTCGTAAAACAGCAGGTATTCTCGTATTGATCATGATGCTGAGCACAGTGCTCGCAGCTTGCGGAGGCGGAGATAAGAAAACAGAAGTCGACAACGCAGGAGCCGGTGATTCACTTACCGGAACGATTGAAATTGATGGATCCAGCACGGTTCATCCGTTGACAGAAGCAATCGCTGAAGAGTTTGGAGCTGTAAACAAAGATGTCCGCATTCCGATTGGAACAGGTGGAACAGGCGCTGGCTTTAAACGGTTCCTGAATGGCGAAATCGCCATTACGAACGCATCCCGTCCGATTAAGGATAAGGAAGCTGCCGAAGCTAAGGAAAAAGGATTTGAATATCTCGAAGTTATGGTAGCCTATGATGGATTGGCTGTCGTTGTAAATCCGGAGAATGATTTTATTGATAAGCTGACTATTGATGAGCTGAAGAAAATATATGAGCCAGAAAGCAAAGTAAAGACATGGGCGGATGTACGTGAAGGTTGGCCTGCTGAGGAAATTAAAATCTACTCTCCTGGTACGGACCATGGAACATTTGATTATTTCACAGAAGTTATTAACGGTGAAGCACAAGTTAGCCGTAATGACAGCCAAATTACATTCAGTGCAGACACCAATGCGATTGTTCAAGGTGTAGCAGGTGATAAACAATCGATCGGTTACTTCGGTTTCTCCTTCTATGAAGAGAACAAAGACAAATTGAAACTGGTTCCTATTGATAACGGAACAGCTACCGTCTCACCAAATACAGATACAATTAAAGATAACAGCTACGCGCCATTGTCCCGTCCTTTGTTCATCTATGTAAGCAAGAAGGAAATGGATCGTCCAGAAGTGAAGGCTTTCCTTGATTTCTACCTGAGCAACGCAGGATCACTGGCTGGTGAGGTTGGATTCGTACCACTTCAAGATGACCAGTATCAACAAGAAAAAGACAAGTTGGCTCAATAA
- the pstC gene encoding phosphate ABC transporter permease subunit PstC, producing MNKTSSVASSSGKMTFRRSKTRLSDKIIPIFLGLCAALSVFTTIGIVYTLLQESIIFFKEVPVWSFLTGTVWSPILSPKEFGVLPLLGGTLLITGIAIIFAVPIGLASAIYLNEYAPARVRGVVKPVLEVLAGVPTIVYGYFALETVTPLLQKIFPDMSLFNALSAGIVVGIMVLPMISSLSEDAMRAVPKSLRHGAYALGATRFEVALKIVLPAAMSGVVSSFVLAFSRAIGETMIVTVAAGATPRLTANPLESIQTMTSYIVQVSSGDVPRGTIEYGTIFAVGLTLFVITFLLNILAQWVARRFREEY from the coding sequence ATGAATAAAACATCATCCGTGGCGAGTAGTTCCGGGAAAATGACGTTCCGCAGAAGCAAAACGCGTCTATCCGACAAAATCATACCGATTTTTCTAGGATTATGCGCAGCGCTTTCGGTATTTACCACCATCGGTATTGTGTACACACTTCTACAGGAATCCATCATTTTCTTCAAAGAGGTACCGGTATGGTCCTTCTTGACAGGAACGGTATGGAGCCCTATTCTCTCCCCAAAAGAATTCGGCGTGCTGCCCCTGCTGGGCGGCACATTGCTGATTACAGGCATTGCGATTATATTCGCAGTGCCTATCGGCTTGGCATCCGCTATTTATTTAAATGAATATGCGCCTGCCCGGGTTCGGGGAGTTGTTAAGCCGGTACTGGAAGTGCTGGCTGGTGTGCCGACGATTGTGTACGGTTATTTTGCGCTGGAGACCGTAACACCTTTATTACAAAAAATATTTCCGGATATGAGCCTGTTCAATGCACTGAGTGCAGGTATTGTTGTAGGTATTATGGTGCTGCCTATGATTTCATCTCTTAGTGAAGATGCAATGCGAGCCGTTCCGAAGAGCCTCCGGCACGGAGCCTATGCACTTGGTGCCACCCGATTTGAAGTGGCGCTGAAGATTGTGCTGCCGGCTGCCATGTCCGGTGTTGTTTCTTCGTTCGTGCTGGCATTCTCCCGCGCGATTGGTGAGACCATGATCGTTACAGTTGCCGCAGGGGCAACACCGCGTCTGACAGCCAATCCGCTGGAAAGCATACAAACGATGACTTCATATATCGTTCAGGTCAGCAGCGGTGACGTTCCGCGCGGAACGATTGAATATGGAACGATCTTTGCCGTCGGTCTGACTTTGTTTGTCATTACCTTTTTGCTTAACATCTTGGCGCAGTGGGTTGCTCGCCGCTTCAGGGAGGAATATTAG